Proteins from a single region of Microbacterium sp. zg-Y818:
- a CDS encoding uracil-DNA glycosylase yields the protein MAMTLPELAEAGMVDPGWARALQPVAPDIAALGERLRAETAAGREYLPAGDRVLRAFQRPLEDVRVLIVGQDPYPTPGHPIGLSFAVDAHVRPIPRSLRNIYKELSDDLGIPPAAHGDLSAWSDQGVMLLNRVLTVAPGAAGSHRGWGWEKVTEHAIRTLVQREQPLVAILWGKDAAALAPMLGDTPRIESPHPSPLSASRGFFGSRPFSRADALLVEQGAEPVDWRLPDPAALG from the coding sequence ATGGCGATGACCCTGCCCGAACTCGCGGAGGCGGGAATGGTGGACCCCGGGTGGGCGCGGGCGCTGCAGCCGGTCGCCCCCGACATCGCCGCGCTCGGTGAGCGGCTTCGCGCCGAGACGGCCGCAGGGCGCGAATACCTGCCCGCCGGCGACCGCGTGCTCCGCGCGTTCCAGCGGCCGCTCGAGGACGTGCGCGTGCTGATCGTGGGGCAGGACCCGTACCCCACGCCCGGGCACCCGATCGGGCTGTCGTTCGCCGTCGACGCGCACGTGCGCCCCATCCCGCGAAGCCTGCGCAACATCTACAAAGAGCTTTCCGACGACCTCGGCATCCCGCCGGCCGCCCACGGTGACCTCTCGGCGTGGAGCGACCAGGGCGTCATGCTGCTCAACCGCGTGCTGACCGTCGCGCCGGGCGCGGCCGGATCGCATCGGGGGTGGGGGTGGGAGAAGGTGACCGAGCACGCGATCCGGACGCTCGTGCAGCGTGAACAGCCCCTCGTGGCGATCTTGTGGGGGAAGGATGCCGCGGCGCTCGCGCCGATGCTCGGTGACACGCCCCGCATCGAGTCGCCGCACCCGTCGCCGCTGTCGGCGTCCCGGGGGTTCTTCGGCTCCCGTCCCTTCTCGCGCGCGGACGCCCTGCTCGTGGAACAGGGCGCAGAGCCGGTGGATTGGCGGCTCCCCGACCCCGCGGCCCTAGGCTGA
- a CDS encoding alpha/beta hydrolase, with translation MGEVRTALGDRIVFDRYGPESAPAVIFVAGAGLARAGDDVTSDTARRIGEAGFQATVHDRVGRGDSAASGPISLEREVEALRALAQNLDVPVVLVGHSSGCAIAIQAAPSIAGLKGLVLWEAPFGQFDGGATAWWESVQGHIDAGRLEDAVAAYMVDMPPGWIEYLKGSPEYPAFILSWIPDGSALALVESRGLESSLRDISAPVLAVYGTESFPGMARAAVDIAAAAPRGSHEQVRGAEHTWDSEAMAARLVQFLATAEHATHGPE, from the coding sequence ATGGGCGAAGTGCGGACGGCGTTGGGCGACCGGATCGTCTTCGACCGGTACGGGCCGGAGTCGGCGCCTGCGGTGATCTTCGTCGCCGGTGCGGGCCTCGCTCGGGCGGGTGACGACGTGACCTCGGATACCGCGAGACGCATCGGAGAGGCCGGTTTTCAGGCGACGGTGCACGACCGGGTCGGCCGAGGGGACTCGGCGGCATCGGGGCCGATCTCGTTGGAGCGGGAGGTGGAGGCCCTCCGCGCGCTCGCACAGAACCTGGACGTCCCGGTGGTGCTCGTCGGCCACTCTTCCGGCTGCGCGATCGCGATCCAGGCGGCGCCGTCGATCGCCGGGCTCAAGGGCCTCGTCCTGTGGGAGGCGCCGTTCGGGCAGTTCGACGGCGGAGCCACGGCGTGGTGGGAGAGTGTCCAGGGCCACATCGACGCGGGGAGGCTGGAGGACGCCGTCGCCGCGTACATGGTCGACATGCCGCCGGGATGGATCGAGTACCTCAAGGGATCGCCGGAGTACCCCGCCTTCATCCTCAGCTGGATTCCGGACGGGTCCGCTCTTGCCCTCGTCGAATCCCGGGGCCTGGAGTCGTCGCTGCGCGACATCTCGGCGCCCGTCCTCGCGGTGTACGGCACGGAGTCCTTTCCCGGCATGGCACGCGCCGCCGTGGACATCGCCGCCGCCGCGCCGCGAGGATCGCACGAACAGGTGCGGGGCGCGGAGCACACGTGGGACTCGGAAGCGATGGCAGCGCGGCTCGTGCAGTTTCTCGCCACCGCGGAGCACGCGACCCACGGACCTGAGTGA
- a CDS encoding HNH endonuclease signature motif containing protein, which yields MNTSPATGSIATSIATASHGAVITGVEDTRQAIAALQAEELQWLARAEAIAAEETARVPSSEGREREMPRRAMAAELAAVLRRSDRGMQERMRDAAVLVDGFPATLAALESGRIDVAHVRVIQDAGARITDPDARARFEQAALVVAERETPGRAKPIILMLAQKLDPVPLEERHAEATAGRRVWVRDLDDGMAELAAVLPAPLAYAIRDRLTAHAREIVAAARAARAGSSAGGGPGENRVGAGGAGTGADRVARDDVAETDVVATDLRTTDQVRADVLADLLLTGHATAPVSAGSIPETAAITAHVQITIPAATLTGDSTEPAELIGYGPIDPDTARRLAATADVWERLFTSPTTGAVLQVDTYRPSAQMRRLLDARDEHCRFPGCRRPARLCDGDHTIDAALGGPTRVNNLANLCPGRHHPVKHGTAWSVVQKPDGILEWTSPTGRVYVDIPRRVLEFMALAAAEEPAPF from the coding sequence ATGAACACCTCCCCGGCCACCGGTTCGATCGCCACCTCGATCGCCACTGCCTCGCACGGCGCGGTGATCACCGGCGTGGAAGACACGCGCCAGGCGATCGCGGCGCTGCAGGCGGAAGAGCTGCAGTGGCTGGCCCGGGCGGAGGCGATCGCCGCGGAGGAGACCGCGCGGGTGCCGTCGAGCGAGGGGCGGGAGCGGGAGATGCCGCGGCGGGCCATGGCGGCCGAGCTCGCGGCGGTGCTGCGGCGATCGGACCGGGGCATGCAGGAACGGATGCGGGACGCGGCGGTGCTGGTGGACGGGTTCCCGGCAACGCTGGCCGCGCTGGAGTCGGGCCGCATCGACGTGGCGCATGTGCGGGTGATCCAGGATGCCGGCGCCCGCATCACCGACCCCGACGCCCGGGCCCGGTTCGAGCAGGCCGCGCTGGTGGTGGCGGAGCGGGAGACGCCGGGGCGGGCGAAGCCGATCATCCTGATGCTGGCGCAGAAGCTCGACCCGGTGCCGCTGGAAGAACGGCACGCGGAAGCGACCGCCGGGCGGCGGGTGTGGGTGCGCGACCTCGACGACGGCATGGCGGAGCTCGCCGCGGTGCTTCCCGCACCGCTGGCGTACGCGATCCGGGACCGGCTCACCGCGCACGCCCGAGAGATCGTTGCGGCGGCACGGGCCGCGCGGGCCGGGTCTTCGGCCGGCGGCGGCCCGGGCGAGAACCGCGTTGGCGCGGGTGGTGCCGGTACCGGAGCAGATCGTGTCGCCCGCGACGACGTCGCCGAGACGGATGTCGTCGCGACCGACCTCCGCACCACCGACCAGGTCCGCGCCGATGTGCTCGCCGATCTGCTCCTCACCGGGCACGCAACCGCCCCGGTGTCAGCGGGCAGCATCCCCGAGACGGCGGCGATCACCGCGCACGTGCAGATCACCATCCCCGCCGCCACCCTCACCGGCGACAGCACCGAACCCGCCGAACTCATCGGATACGGACCGATCGACCCCGACACGGCCCGACGTCTCGCCGCGACCGCCGACGTGTGGGAGCGACTGTTCACGTCCCCCACGACCGGGGCGGTGCTGCAGGTCGACACCTACCGGCCCAGCGCCCAGATGCGCCGGCTCCTCGATGCGAGGGACGAGCACTGCCGGTTCCCCGGCTGTCGAAGGCCCGCCCGGCTGTGCGACGGCGACCATACGATCGACGCCGCGCTCGGCGGGCCGACACGGGTCAACAACCTCGCGAACCTCTGCCCCGGCCGGCATCACCCCGTCAAACACGGGACAGCATGGAGCGTGGTACAGAAACCCGACGGCATCCTCGAATGGACAAGCCCGACAGGGCGGGTCTATGTCGACATCCCGAGGCGGGTGCTGGAGTTCATGGCCCTCGCCGCGGCGGAAGAACCCGCACCGTTCTAG
- a CDS encoding M4 family metallopeptidase produces MNAIVPPYLLARLAATEAPHLARAAQAARATLGAQRGYHPDLTRLRLSIDENGSLVAEGGPSPDRAISDAQHQETLPGVLVRAEGDDPTGDDDTDEAYDGLGVTFDLFWDAFGRAGIDAVGGTLAATVHYGVDFDNAFWNGERMVFGDGDGEVFTGFTDSLTVIAHELTHGVIEYSGGLVYEGQSGALNESIADVFGALAEQHHLRQRADEASWLIGAGIFTDAVQGRALRSLAAPGTAYDDDVLGRDPQPGHMRDYVETTDDNGGVHINSGIPNRAFHLVATTLEGFAWERAGRIWYLTLTGGSLSPTTDFAAFARATLAVAVAEYGEDSEEVAAVRAGWSGVGVIDDA; encoded by the coding sequence ATGAACGCCATCGTCCCGCCCTACCTGCTCGCTCGACTCGCAGCGACCGAGGCCCCTCATCTGGCGCGGGCGGCCCAGGCGGCGCGCGCCACCCTCGGGGCCCAGCGCGGCTACCACCCCGACCTCACGCGCCTGCGCCTGTCGATCGACGAGAACGGCTCGCTCGTCGCCGAAGGGGGACCCTCCCCCGATCGCGCCATCTCCGACGCGCAGCATCAGGAGACGCTGCCCGGTGTGCTCGTGCGCGCCGAAGGCGACGACCCCACCGGCGACGACGACACCGACGAGGCGTACGACGGCCTCGGGGTCACGTTCGACCTCTTCTGGGACGCCTTCGGGCGCGCGGGGATCGACGCCGTGGGCGGCACGCTCGCGGCCACCGTGCACTACGGCGTCGATTTCGACAACGCCTTCTGGAACGGCGAGCGCATGGTCTTCGGCGACGGCGACGGCGAGGTGTTCACCGGGTTCACCGACTCGCTCACGGTGATTGCACACGAGCTCACGCACGGCGTCATCGAGTACTCCGGCGGGCTGGTGTACGAGGGGCAATCCGGCGCCCTCAACGAATCCATCGCGGATGTGTTCGGAGCCCTCGCCGAACAGCACCATCTGCGGCAGCGCGCCGACGAGGCGTCGTGGCTCATCGGCGCCGGCATCTTCACCGACGCGGTGCAGGGCAGGGCGCTGCGCTCGCTCGCAGCGCCGGGCACCGCCTACGACGACGACGTGCTGGGGCGCGACCCGCAGCCCGGCCACATGCGCGACTACGTCGAGACGACCGACGACAACGGCGGGGTGCACATCAATTCCGGCATCCCGAACCGCGCCTTCCACCTGGTGGCAACCACCCTCGAGGGCTTCGCGTGGGAGCGCGCCGGGCGCATCTGGTACCTCACGCTCACCGGCGGCTCCCTCTCCCCCACGACCGATTTCGCCGCGTTCGCCCGTGCCACGCTGGCGGTCGCCGTCGCGGAGTACGGTGAGGACTCAGAGGAGGTCGCCGCCGTCCGAGCCGGCTGGTCGGGCGTGGGCGTGATCGACGATGCCTGA
- a CDS encoding GNAT family N-acetyltransferase produces MLEDEYERDRRRLPRHLRRRPEPERPFSYEIRPAQERDVPDIREIYNHYVTNSVVTFDEKKWTNAQWREKLAHAQKLGLPFLVAASPSGQILGYAYVQPLSSKSGYRYSVEDTIYLGQAATGKGLGRALLEALIAASEQAGIREMVAIISDRGADASIALHEKLGFVEVGRMGRVGHKFGRWLGTVYLQKSLKPVKKKGLIGRLREG; encoded by the coding sequence ATGCTGGAGGACGAGTACGAGCGAGACCGGCGCCGACTGCCCCGACACCTGCGTCGCCGCCCCGAGCCGGAGCGTCCCTTCTCGTACGAGATCCGCCCTGCGCAGGAGCGGGACGTGCCCGACATCCGCGAGATCTACAACCACTACGTCACGAACTCGGTGGTGACATTCGACGAGAAGAAGTGGACCAACGCGCAGTGGCGCGAGAAGCTCGCCCACGCTCAGAAGCTGGGCCTTCCCTTCTTGGTCGCCGCGTCCCCGTCGGGGCAGATCCTCGGCTACGCCTACGTGCAGCCGCTGTCGAGCAAATCGGGCTACCGCTACAGCGTCGAGGACACGATCTACCTCGGCCAGGCCGCCACCGGCAAGGGTCTGGGACGCGCGCTGCTCGAGGCGCTCATCGCGGCGTCGGAGCAGGCCGGCATCCGCGAGATGGTCGCCATCATCAGCGACCGAGGCGCCGACGCCTCCATCGCGCTGCACGAGAAGCTCGGCTTCGTCGAGGTGGGTCGCATGGGCCGCGTCGGGCACAAGTTCGGCCGGTGGCTCGGAACGGTCTACCTGCAGAAGTCGCTCAAACCGGTGAAGAAGAAGGGCCTTATCGGTCGCCTGCGGGAAGGGTGA
- a CDS encoding protealysin inhibitor emfourin: protein MPECLEPALSVTVVRTGGIAGLRRTWRAAPAGDDAERWLELIDRCPWNDGSHDPSGADRFCWRVSAETGREHHEAELPDADVTGPWRTLIDAVRAWPDVTLPAGDR from the coding sequence ATGCCTGAGTGCCTTGAGCCCGCCCTCTCGGTGACGGTCGTCCGCACCGGCGGTATCGCAGGACTTCGCCGCACGTGGCGCGCTGCGCCCGCCGGCGACGACGCCGAGCGGTGGCTCGAACTCATCGATCGCTGCCCGTGGAACGACGGAAGCCACGATCCTTCCGGCGCCGACCGCTTCTGCTGGCGAGTGAGCGCAGAGACGGGGCGGGAGCACCACGAGGCCGAGCTGCCGGATGCCGACGTGACCGGCCCGTGGCGCACGCTCATCGACGCGGTGCGGGCCTGGCCAGACGTCACCCTTCCCGCAGGCGACCGATAA
- a CDS encoding SDR family oxidoreductase: MTRRAVVTGASSGIGEATVRALRKSGWDVVGVARRAERLAALEKETGAAAYAADLTQQADVDALAGWLADTGPVHALVNVAGGARGTDRVEDGDPADWRWMFEVNVLSAQMLVAALLPQLRAAAAVDGHADTLFVTSTAAQRAYPGGGGYNAAKAGESMLAEALRLELNGEPIRVVEVAPGMVYTEEFTLNRLGGDRAAAERVYDGVEQPLVASDVADVIAYALNAPGHVNLDLVTMRPVAQSAQHLLARGPLRPRRRVE; this comes from the coding sequence ATGACACGACGCGCGGTGGTCACGGGAGCGAGTTCGGGGATCGGCGAGGCCACGGTGCGTGCCCTCCGCAAGTCCGGATGGGACGTGGTGGGCGTCGCGCGTCGCGCGGAGCGGCTGGCGGCGCTGGAGAAGGAGACGGGCGCGGCGGCCTATGCGGCCGACCTCACGCAGCAGGCCGACGTCGACGCGCTCGCCGGGTGGCTCGCCGACACCGGGCCTGTGCACGCGCTCGTGAACGTGGCAGGAGGGGCGCGGGGGACCGATCGTGTCGAGGACGGCGATCCGGCGGACTGGCGCTGGATGTTCGAGGTGAACGTGCTGTCGGCGCAGATGCTGGTGGCGGCCCTGCTGCCGCAGCTGCGCGCCGCCGCGGCCGTCGACGGGCACGCCGACACGCTCTTCGTCACCTCCACCGCGGCACAGCGCGCGTACCCCGGCGGCGGCGGCTACAACGCCGCCAAGGCTGGGGAGTCCATGCTCGCCGAGGCGCTGCGCCTCGAGCTCAACGGCGAGCCGATCCGGGTCGTCGAGGTGGCTCCCGGCATGGTCTACACCGAGGAGTTCACGCTCAACCGCCTGGGCGGCGACCGCGCCGCGGCGGAGCGGGTCTACGACGGCGTGGAGCAGCCGCTCGTGGCATCCGACGTCGCCGACGTCATCGCCTACGCGCTGAACGCACCGGGGCATGTCAACCTCGACCTCGTCACGATGCGCCCGGTGGCGCAGTCGGCGCAGCACCTGCTCGCGCGCGGTCCGCTGCGCCCACGTCGACGGGTGGAGTGA
- a CDS encoding bifunctional o-acetylhomoserine/o-acetylserine sulfhydrylase yields the protein MSAPENWRFETKQIHSGAAPDPVTKARATPIYQTTSYVFDNADHAANLFSLAEFGNIYTRIQNPTQDVVEQRVAALEGGTGALLVASGQAAETFAVLNIAQAGDHIVSSSSIYGGTYNLFKYTLAKLGIETTFVENQDDPEEWRRAVRPNTKLFFAETIGNPQINVLDIRTVADIAHESGVPLIVDNTIATPYLIRPFEHGADIIVHSATKFLGGHGTTIGGVIVDGGRFAWSQNVEKFPGLTEPDPSYHGASYTTAVGDGLAYIIKARVQLLRDLGAAIAPMSAWLLLQGIETLSLRMERHVQNAQEIAEWLENHDDVAAVNYSGLPTSPWYAAANTYAPKGVGAVLSFELKGGVAAGREFVNSLTLFSHLANIGDVRSLVIHPASTTHSQLTPEQQLTSGVTPGLVRLSVGIEAVEDLKADLAQALAAARRLSEAARA from the coding sequence ATGTCCGCACCCGAGAATTGGCGCTTCGAGACCAAGCAGATCCACTCCGGTGCCGCCCCGGACCCCGTCACCAAGGCTCGCGCCACGCCGATCTACCAGACCACCTCCTACGTGTTCGACAACGCCGACCACGCCGCGAACCTGTTCTCGCTGGCGGAGTTCGGCAACATCTACACCCGCATCCAGAACCCGACCCAGGATGTCGTCGAGCAGCGCGTCGCCGCGCTCGAGGGCGGCACCGGCGCGCTGCTGGTCGCCAGCGGCCAGGCGGCCGAGACGTTCGCCGTGCTCAACATCGCTCAGGCCGGCGACCACATCGTGTCGTCGAGCTCGATCTACGGCGGCACCTACAACCTGTTCAAGTACACCCTCGCCAAGCTCGGCATCGAGACGACGTTCGTCGAGAACCAGGACGACCCCGAGGAGTGGCGCCGCGCCGTGCGCCCGAACACGAAGCTCTTCTTCGCCGAGACGATCGGCAACCCGCAGATCAACGTGCTCGACATCCGCACCGTCGCCGACATCGCCCACGAGTCGGGCGTGCCGCTCATCGTCGACAACACGATCGCCACGCCCTACCTCATCCGCCCGTTCGAGCACGGCGCCGACATCATCGTGCACTCCGCGACGAAGTTCCTCGGCGGCCACGGCACGACGATCGGCGGCGTCATCGTCGACGGCGGACGGTTCGCGTGGTCGCAGAACGTCGAGAAGTTCCCGGGCCTCACCGAACCCGACCCGTCGTACCACGGTGCCTCGTACACCACCGCCGTCGGCGACGGCCTGGCCTACATCATCAAGGCCCGCGTGCAGCTGCTGCGGGACCTCGGCGCGGCCATCGCCCCGATGAGCGCCTGGCTGCTGCTGCAGGGCATCGAGACGCTGTCCCTGCGCATGGAGCGTCACGTGCAGAACGCTCAGGAGATCGCGGAGTGGCTGGAGAACCACGACGACGTCGCCGCCGTGAACTACTCGGGCCTTCCCACCTCGCCCTGGTACGCCGCAGCCAACACCTACGCCCCGAAGGGCGTCGGCGCCGTGCTGTCGTTCGAGCTCAAGGGCGGCGTCGCGGCCGGCCGCGAGTTCGTCAACTCGCTGACGCTGTTCAGTCACCTCGCCAACATCGGCGACGTGCGCTCACTCGTCATCCACCCCGCCTCCACGACGCACTCGCAGCTGACACCTGAGCAGCAGCTGACCTCGGGCGTCACCCCGGGCCTGGTGCGCCTGTCTGTGGGCATCGAGGCCGTCGAGGATCTGAAGGCCGACCTCGCGCAGGCTCTCGCCGCCGCCCGCCGCCTGTCGGAGGCCGCCCGCGCCTGA
- a CDS encoding ABC transporter ATP-binding protein produces the protein MSLEVRDLVIELGGRRVVDGVSFDVPDSARVGLIGESGSGKSLTALAIMGLLPDAATTSGSIRWNGRELIGMKDRDLARLRGDEIGIVFQEPRTALNPIRNVGRQISESVRIHERVSRREAKARAVAEARRVALPDPERIVARYPHQLSGGQRQRVAIAMALACRPRLLIADEPTTALDVTIQADILHLLGDLVSRDGMSLVFITHDLAVLSQIATHGVVLEHGRVVEAAPVPTLLSSPASPVTRGLLRDATATLWRPGGGA, from the coding sequence ATGAGCCTCGAGGTCCGCGATCTGGTGATCGAGCTGGGCGGCCGGCGCGTGGTCGACGGCGTCTCGTTCGACGTGCCCGATTCGGCACGCGTGGGCCTCATCGGCGAATCGGGCTCCGGAAAGTCGCTCACCGCGCTGGCGATCATGGGCCTGCTGCCGGACGCCGCGACGACGTCGGGCAGCATCCGCTGGAACGGCCGCGAGCTCATCGGCATGAAGGACCGCGATCTCGCCCGCTTGCGCGGCGACGAGATCGGCATCGTCTTCCAGGAGCCACGGACCGCCCTCAACCCCATCCGCAACGTGGGTCGGCAGATCTCGGAGTCGGTGCGCATCCACGAGCGCGTGTCCCGCCGCGAGGCCAAGGCCCGCGCGGTCGCCGAGGCGAGGCGGGTCGCCCTCCCCGACCCGGAGCGCATCGTCGCCCGATACCCCCACCAGCTGTCAGGCGGACAGCGGCAGCGCGTGGCCATCGCCATGGCGCTGGCCTGCCGGCCGCGCCTGCTCATCGCCGATGAGCCGACGACCGCGCTGGACGTCACGATCCAGGCAGACATCCTGCACCTGCTCGGCGACCTCGTCTCCCGCGACGGCATGTCGCTGGTGTTCATCACCCACGACCTCGCCGTGCTCTCGCAGATCGCCACGCACGGCGTCGTGCTCGAGCACGGCCGCGTCGTGGAGGCGGCGCCCGTGCCGACCCTGCTGAGTTCGCCGGCGTCGCCGGTGACCCGGGGGCTGCTGCGCGACGCCACCGCCACCCTGTGGCGTCCGGGAGGCGGCGCATGA
- a CDS encoding ATP-binding cassette domain-containing protein, giving the protein MTTLLRGRGLTRRHLAPRTALFEPRRWTTALEDADVDVRENSALGVIGESGSGKSTLVRLLLGLDSPTAGTVEFDGRPVVASAPARSLHWLRRQTGIVFQDPYESLDPRMSIGRIVGEPLWALGIDGDHRARVRQVLADVGLEPDMADRFPHEFSGGQRQRVAIARAIVHRPRLLVGDEPLSALDVTVRAQILELLRDLRRREGLALVLVSHDIGVVQNLCDEVIVMKDGRIVEEGPTEKVLLTPQVAYTRRLLASIPAIDPGSGGVTDVGAAP; this is encoded by the coding sequence ATGACGACGCTGCTGCGCGGCCGCGGCCTCACCCGCCGTCATCTCGCCCCCCGCACCGCGCTGTTCGAGCCGCGGCGCTGGACGACGGCGCTGGAGGACGCCGACGTCGACGTGCGGGAGAACTCCGCCCTCGGTGTCATCGGCGAGTCCGGCTCCGGAAAATCCACACTGGTGCGGCTGCTGCTGGGGTTGGACAGCCCCACCGCCGGCACCGTCGAGTTCGACGGCCGGCCGGTGGTGGCATCCGCGCCCGCCCGCTCACTCCACTGGCTGCGGCGACAGACCGGCATCGTGTTCCAGGATCCTTACGAGTCGCTGGATCCGAGGATGAGCATCGGGCGCATCGTCGGCGAGCCGCTGTGGGCCCTCGGAATCGACGGCGACCACCGCGCCCGGGTGCGGCAGGTGCTGGCTGACGTGGGTCTCGAGCCCGACATGGCCGACCGCTTCCCGCACGAGTTCTCGGGCGGCCAGCGCCAGCGCGTCGCCATCGCCCGCGCCATCGTGCACCGGCCCCGCCTGCTGGTGGGCGACGAGCCCCTGTCTGCACTGGACGTGACGGTGCGAGCCCAGATCCTGGAGCTGCTGCGCGACCTGCGGCGCCGCGAGGGCCTCGCGCTCGTGCTCGTCTCCCACGACATCGGCGTCGTGCAGAATCTCTGCGACGAGGTGATCGTGATGAAGGACGGCCGCATCGTCGAAGAAGGCCCGACTGAGAAGGTGCTACTCACGCCGCAAGTGGCGTACACCCGGCGGCTGCTGGCATCCATCCCTGCGATCGACCCCGGCAGCGGGGGCGTGACGGATGTCGGCGCCGCCCCCTAG